One bacterium genomic region harbors:
- a CDS encoding phenylacetate--CoA ligase translates to MYWEPDKECMDREELEQLQLERLQSTLNRVYAHVPFYRKAFDALGVSPEEIGSLSDLSRLPFTTKEDVRGNYPYGLFAVPLREVVRIHASSGTSETSSVVGYTRNDVKMWSKLVARVLVAGGVTKDDVVQVSFRYGLFTGGFGLHYGAERLGASVIPASSGNTARQIQIMRDFKTTALVSTPSYAMLVADTIREMGIPVSALSLKYGLFGGEPWSEKMREEIQDALGIVATDNYGLSEVMGPGVSGECLERNGLHINEDHFLVEVIDPKTLHPVPAGRTGELVITTLTKEAFPMVRYRTRDLTSLHAGDCPCGRTGRRMSRLAGRTDEMLIIRGMKVSPSKIESLLFEIEGKEPDYRIMIDRKGAMDEVTVLVEANGEPPFGEERRHVGRTVETIRKRLTHELGVTVDVKLVGKKDLDTPDGKPKRVVDLRKL, encoded by the coding sequence ATGTACTGGGAACCTGACAAGGAGTGCATGGATCGGGAGGAGCTCGAGCAGCTCCAGCTCGAGCGGCTGCAGTCGACGCTCAACCGCGTATACGCGCACGTCCCGTTCTACCGGAAGGCGTTCGACGCGCTCGGGGTCTCCCCGGAGGAGATCGGGTCGCTCTCCGACCTCTCCCGGCTGCCGTTCACGACGAAGGAGGACGTGAGGGGGAATTACCCCTACGGGCTGTTCGCGGTCCCGCTTCGGGAGGTCGTCCGCATCCACGCCTCGTCCGGGACGTCGGAGACGTCGTCGGTCGTCGGCTACACGCGCAACGACGTCAAGATGTGGAGCAAGCTGGTGGCCCGCGTCCTCGTCGCCGGCGGGGTGACCAAGGACGACGTCGTCCAGGTCTCGTTCCGGTACGGGTTGTTCACCGGGGGGTTCGGGCTGCACTACGGCGCCGAGCGGCTCGGCGCCTCGGTGATCCCGGCGTCCAGCGGAAACACGGCCCGCCAGATCCAGATCATGAGGGACTTCAAGACGACGGCGCTGGTGTCCACCCCCTCCTACGCGATGCTGGTCGCCGACACGATCCGGGAGATGGGGATCCCCGTTTCGGCGCTCTCCCTCAAGTACGGCCTCTTCGGGGGGGAGCCGTGGTCCGAGAAGATGCGGGAGGAGATCCAGGACGCCCTCGGGATCGTCGCCACGGACAATTACGGGCTCTCCGAGGTCATGGGGCCCGGGGTTTCCGGCGAATGCCTCGAGCGCAACGGCCTGCACATCAACGAGGACCACTTCCTCGTAGAGGTCATCGACCCGAAAACCCTTCATCCCGTGCCTGCCGGACGGACGGGGGAGCTCGTCATCACGACGCTGACGAAGGAGGCGTTCCCGATGGTCCGGTACCGGACCCGGGATCTCACCAGCCTTCACGCGGGGGATTGCCCGTGCGGGCGGACGGGGCGCCGGATGAGCCGCCTGGCGGGCAGGACCGACGAGATGCTGATCATCCGCGGGATGAAGGTGTCGCCCTCCAAGATCGAGTCCCTGCTCTTCGAGATCGAGGGGAAGGAGCCGGACTACCGGATCATGATCGACCGGAAGGGGGCGATGGACGAGGTCACGGTCCTCGTCGAGGCCAACGGGGAACCGCCGTTCGGAGAGGAGCGCCGGCACGTCGGGAGGACCGTGGAGACGATCCGGAAGCGGCTGACCCACGAACTGGGGGTGACGGTGGACGTGAAGCTCGTCGGGAAAAAGGACCTCGACACGCCCGACGGGAAGCCGAAGCGCGTCGTCGATCTTCGGAAGCTGTAA